From a region of the Buteo buteo chromosome 7, bButBut1.hap1.1, whole genome shotgun sequence genome:
- the FBXO39 gene encoding F-box only protein 39 encodes MEDDSEPEQSSWAHLPDVCLRHVFHWLDDRDRSRAALVCKKWSCAMYSGSLWRRRTITFYGRPSRAHTLELQSALWYVKKFGKYLEHLEIKLSNPYNTAFTQKFQVTMKGLLSHLGKCNSHLVSLSIKYLELDRLIWKNTVRAQFIKNLATFLKKMSKQLDYLNLKGAGVTLEEGCELLNSLSCLTNKSFVSEINIEDFFSLHPPVYSSTLFHQAMSKFRSLVILSLNYNCISDELLDILQKHSAHSLCTLNIKCRIHDPHGQVVWGMSWANLAKRAPKLNVNFFFERVMKHDHLARILLVEIPVRSISLRSCYFSDPDWTMRPTLTNLLPAYWHVLQKLTLELNNDHELLDDELLQLILSCKRLLFLKVWAFLSVTFMERLLQNRAERKCILTTIKVRIYIARQQSSEEDRLLYDIYRKFKYLIDSELNYFVITYPMV; translated from the exons ATGGAAGACGACAGCGAACCTGAGCAGAGCTCCTGGGCTCATCTACCTGATGTCTGCCTGAGGCATGTCTTCCATTGGTTAGATGACAGGGACAGATCTCGGGCTGCCTTGGTCTGTAAAAAATGGAGTTGTGCCATGTATTCAGGATCCCTCTGGAGAAGGAGAACCATCACATTCTATGGCCGACCATCAAGGGCACACACATTGGAGCTTCAAAGTGCACTGTGGTATGTCAAGAAATTTGGCAAGTATTTGGAGCACCTTGAGATCAAGTTATCGAATCCTTACAATACTGCCTTTACCCAAAAGTTTCAAGTCACTATGAAAGGTCTTCTTTCACACCTGGGTAAGTGTAACAGTCACCTAGTATCCCTGAGCATCAAGTACCTGGAATTAGACCGCTTGATCTGGAAAAACACAGTCAGGGCTCAGTTTATCAAGAACTTAGCTaccttcctgaaaaaaatgagcaaacagCTTGATTATCTCAACTTAAAAGGTGCGGGAGTAACCTTGGAAGAAGGCTGTGAGCTTCTGAATTCTCTGAGCTGCTtgacaaataaaagctttgtatCTGAAATCAATATTGAGGATTTCTTCAGTCTCCACCCTCCTGTCTACAGCAGCACCTTGTTTCACCAAGCTATGTCCAAGTTCCGCAGCCTGGTCATCCTGTCTTTAAATTATAACTGCATCTCTGATGAACTGCTGGACATCCTGCAGAAGCACAGTGCTCATTCCCTGTGTACCTTGAATATCAAATGTCGTATCCATGATCCTCATGGGCAAGTGGTCTGGGGAATGTCATGGGCAAACTTAGCCAAGAGAGCCCCAAAACTAAATGTGAACTTCTTCTTTGAAAGAGTCATGAAGCATGATCACCTAGCCAGGATCCTGCTAGTGGAGATCCCAGTCAGGAGCATCAGTCTACGGAGCTGCTATTTCAGTGACCCAGACTGGACAATGAGACCTACCCTCACCAACCTCCTCCCAGCCTACTGGCATGTTCTGCAG AAATTAACACTTGAACTAAACAACGACCATGAGCTGCTGGATGATGAGCTGCTACAGCTCATCTTATCATGCAAGAGGTTGTTATTTCTGAAAGTCTGGGCATTTCTAAGTGTCACCTTTATGGAGAGGCTGCTACAAAACCGTGCagaaaggaaatgcattttgaCTACCATAAAG GTCAGGATTTACATAGCCCGACAACAGAGCAGTGAGGAGGATCGGCTGTTGTACGATATTTACAGGAAGTTCAAATACCTGATTGACTCAGAGCTGAATTATTTTGTCATCACCTACCCAATGGTGTAA